One Amorphoplanes digitatis genomic window carries:
- a CDS encoding AAA family ATPase → MPQNLGLYRDLTVAENLDFITACYGAVPPPLPDDLRRYADVLVGAMPLGAQRQAAFLAALSHRPEALLLDEPTSGVDALARTSLWDTIRAQSDRGVGVLVTTHYMQEAQQCDRLLLMSNGKLVADVSEERMLVLARDT, encoded by the coding sequence GTGCCGCAGAACCTCGGCCTGTACCGCGACCTGACCGTTGCCGAGAACCTCGACTTCATCACCGCCTGCTACGGCGCCGTCCCGCCCCCGCTCCCGGACGACCTGCGCCGCTATGCCGACGTACTCGTCGGCGCGATGCCACTGGGTGCGCAACGGCAGGCGGCGTTCCTCGCCGCGCTGTCACACCGGCCCGAGGCGCTGCTGCTCGACGAGCCCACCTCGGGCGTGGACGCGCTGGCTCGCACCTCCCTGTGGGACACCATCCGCGCACAGTCCGACCGCGGGGTCGGGGTACTCGTGACCACCCACTACATGCAAGAGGCCCAGCAGTGCGACCGCCTGCTGCTGATGTCCAACGGGAAGCTGGTCGCCGACGTCAGCGAGGAACGCATGCTGGTCCTCGCCCGCGACACGTGA
- a CDS encoding lytic polysaccharide monooxygenase auxiliary activity family 9 protein: MLVVLLAIVAGMVAWPGAVQAHGTIINPQSRAYQCWKTWGNQHMNPVMQTQDPMCWQAFQANPDTMWNWMSALRDGLGGQFQARTPDGQLCSNGLARNDSLNQLGAWKTTNVSRSFTAQLYDQASHGADYFKVYVSKQGFNPATQRLGWGNLDFITQTGRYAPAQNISFNVSTSGYTGHHILFVIWQASHLDQAYMWCSDVNFV, translated from the coding sequence GTGCTTGTCGTGCTGCTCGCCATCGTGGCCGGCATGGTGGCCTGGCCCGGCGCCGTCCAGGCACACGGCACCATCATCAACCCGCAATCGCGCGCCTACCAGTGCTGGAAGACCTGGGGAAACCAGCACATGAACCCGGTCATGCAGACGCAGGACCCCATGTGCTGGCAGGCGTTCCAGGCCAACCCCGACACGATGTGGAACTGGATGAGCGCGCTGCGGGACGGCCTCGGCGGTCAGTTCCAGGCCCGTACTCCCGACGGGCAGCTGTGCAGCAACGGGCTCGCCCGCAACGACAGCCTGAACCAGCTCGGCGCCTGGAAGACGACAAATGTCAGCCGCAGCTTCACCGCGCAGCTGTACGACCAGGCCAGTCACGGCGCCGACTACTTCAAGGTCTACGTCAGCAAGCAGGGGTTCAACCCGGCCACCCAGCGCCTCGGCTGGGGGAACCTCGACTTCATCACGCAGACCGGTAGGTATGCGCCGGCGCAGAACATCTCGTTCAACGTCTCGACGTCCGGATACACCGGGCACCACATTCTCTTCGTCATCTGGCAGGCCTCGCACCTCGACCAGGCCTACATGTGGTGCAGCGACGTCAACTTCGTCTGA
- a CDS encoding MBL fold metallo-hydrolase, which produces MVDWYSQTEVDSGVIRISEPHVNELLSANFWWLRGDDRDIVIDAGLGVVPLREAIPGMFERDPMVLLTHAHLDHVGGAPEFGDRAAHPAEAELLAAGVPASLYGPELYDKLGIDAAGEPVPELMIDVLPGPGYDPATYRVEPMTLNRVLDDGDRIDLGGRVLTVLHLPGHTPGSIALLEERTGTLYSGDIIYDGFLIDDLPNSDVAAYRRSMAFLAGLDVSVVHPGHGHSFDRTRLRELAEAYLRRTAVMRDRPSSP; this is translated from the coding sequence ATGGTCGACTGGTATTCACAGACCGAAGTGGACAGTGGCGTCATCCGGATCTCGGAACCGCACGTCAACGAACTGTTGTCGGCCAACTTCTGGTGGTTGCGCGGCGACGATCGCGACATCGTGATCGACGCCGGCCTCGGTGTCGTCCCCTTGCGGGAGGCGATTCCGGGCATGTTCGAGCGCGATCCGATGGTCCTGCTCACCCACGCGCATCTGGACCATGTCGGTGGGGCACCCGAGTTCGGCGACCGCGCCGCCCACCCCGCCGAGGCGGAGCTCCTGGCGGCGGGCGTACCGGCGAGCCTGTACGGCCCGGAGCTCTACGACAAGCTGGGGATCGACGCAGCGGGAGAACCCGTCCCGGAGCTCATGATCGACGTCCTGCCCGGTCCCGGCTACGACCCGGCCACCTACCGCGTCGAACCCATGACCCTGAACCGCGTGCTCGACGACGGCGACCGCATCGACCTGGGCGGGCGGGTGCTGACCGTGCTGCACCTTCCCGGCCACACGCCGGGAAGCATCGCCCTGCTGGAGGAGCGCACCGGGACCCTGTATTCCGGCGACATCATCTACGACGGTTTCCTGATCGACGACCTGCCGAACTCCGACGTCGCTGCCTACCGGCGAAGCATGGCGTTCCTCGCCGGCCTCGACGTGTCCGTCGTCCATCCCGGCCACGGGCACAGCTTCGACAGGACACGCCTTCGCGAGTTGGCCGAGGCCTACCTGCGCAGGACAGCCGTCATGCGGGATCGACCGTCTTCACCATGA